The Pectobacterium wasabiae CFBP 3304 DNA segment CTTGCTCCTGCGCGCCTCGACGACATGCTGGAAGTGCAGAGCGAAATTGTCTCGCTTCGTGGCGCTTCTATGACTTTCGCACAGCGTATTCTCAATGCTCAGGGCACCCTGCTAAGCCATGCTGAAGTTTTGATCGCATGCATCGATCCACATCAAATGAAGCCAATTGCGCTTCCTAAGTCTATTGTCGCGGAGTTCAAGCAGTGACTGACATGAACGTTTTTGATTTGTTCCTGAAGGCAAGCCTTCTGGTCAAACTAATCATGCTGATTTTAATCTGTTTTTCTATCGCTTCCTGGGCGATCATTATTCAGCGTACCCGAATTTTGAATGCGGCGACGCGTGAGGCTGAGGCATTCGAGGACAAATTTTGGTCGGGTATCGAGTTGTCGCGTCTCTATCAGGAAAGCCAGACTCGCCGTGATAGCCTGACTGGCACTGAACAAATCTTCCATTCTGGTTTCAAAGAATTTGCGCGGTTGCATCGCGTTAACAGTCATGTGCCGGAGGCGGTCGTCGAAGGTGCATCCCGTGCGATGCGCATTTCAATGAACCGCGAATTGGAAACGCTGGAAACGCACATTCCCTTTTTGGGCACCGTGGGTTCCATTAGTCCGTATATCGGTCTGTTCGGTACCGTTTGGGGGATCATGCATGCTTTCATCGCGCTGGGTGCCGTGAAGCAGGCAACCTTACAAATGGTTGCTCCTGGTATTGCAGAAGCGTTGATTGCCACGGCAATCGGTCTGTTTGCGGCGATCCCTGCGGTCATGGCGTATAACCGCCTTAACCAGAGGGTAGGTAAACTGGAGCAGAACTACGACAACTTTACCGAAGAGTTCATCGCGATCCTGCACCGTCAGGCGTTCTCCAGCGACAACAGCAAGTAATCAGGGGGGATCATGGCACGAGTACGCAGAGGTCGTCGTGAGCTGAAATCCGAGATCAACATTGTTCCGCTACTGGACGTGCTGTTGGTACTGTTGCTGATTTTTATGGCGACAGCACCGATTATTACGCAGAGCGTTGAGGTTGATCTGCCGGATGCGACCGATTCAAAAACGGTCTCCAGCAACGACAATCCGCCCGTGATCGTAGAGGTTTCAGGCATCGGGCAATATAGCCTGGTTGTTGAGCAAAACCGTATGGAACAACTTCCGGCAGAGCAGGTGGTTGCTGAAGCGCAATCACGGCTGGCAACTAACCCCAAGACGGTATTTTTGATTGGTGGCGCGAAGGATGTTCCTTATGATGAGATCATTAAAGCGTTGAATTTGTTACATCAGGCTGGCGTAAAATCCGTTGGTTTGATGACGCAACCGATTTAAATGAG contains these protein-coding regions:
- the tolR gene encoding colicin uptake protein TolR → MARVRRGRRELKSEINIVPLLDVLLVLLLIFMATAPIITQSVEVDLPDATDSKTVSSNDNPPVIVEVSGIGQYSLVVEQNRMEQLPAEQVVAEAQSRLATNPKTVFLIGGAKDVPYDEIIKALNLLHQAGVKSVGLMTQPI
- the ybgC gene encoding tol-pal system-associated acyl-CoA thioesterase, translated to MSNSLFRWPVRVYFEDTDAGGVVYHARYVAFYERARTEALRERNFHQQALLSEHVAFAVRRMTVEYLAPARLDDMLEVQSEIVSLRGASMTFAQRILNAQGTLLSHAEVLIACIDPHQMKPIALPKSIVAEFKQ
- the tolQ gene encoding Tol-Pal system protein TolQ — encoded protein: MTDMNVFDLFLKASLLVKLIMLILICFSIASWAIIIQRTRILNAATREAEAFEDKFWSGIELSRLYQESQTRRDSLTGTEQIFHSGFKEFARLHRVNSHVPEAVVEGASRAMRISMNRELETLETHIPFLGTVGSISPYIGLFGTVWGIMHAFIALGAVKQATLQMVAPGIAEALIATAIGLFAAIPAVMAYNRLNQRVGKLEQNYDNFTEEFIAILHRQAFSSDNSK